One window of the Triticum dicoccoides isolate Atlit2015 ecotype Zavitan chromosome 3B, WEW_v2.0, whole genome shotgun sequence genome contains the following:
- the LOC119280122 gene encoding dolabradiene monooxygenase-like: MQIMEVVYLVLALLSLCIVLLSRRFRRRSTANEPPGPWQLPVIGSLHHLAGQLPHHAMRDLAQRHGPVMLLRLGDVPTLVVSSPEGALEVMKTHDLAFATRPLRATASVLTNGGRDIVFAPYGDYWRQLRKIAVMELLSARRVLSFRAIREEEVAVMLRDVAEAAAATRPVEMRPLLSALVSDITVRAVMGDRRFKERAVFLSTLDRSMKLVAGFNPPDLWPSSRLASWLSGAMRRAKECHDTGHDILDTIIRERLERRRMEGAGNQDQKDEHLLDVLLSMQEEGRLDMDAVKYVIFEVVEPEIPTDPIVEMLNFPDCPK; this comes from the exons ATGCAAATAATGGAGGTCGTCTACCTCGTCTTAGCTCTCTTGTCATTGTGCATTGTTCTTCTCTCCAGGCGCTTCCGCAGGCGCTCCACAGCGAACGAGCCTCCCGGGCCGTGGCAGCTGCCGGTGATCGGCAGCCTGCACCACCTCGCCGGTCAGCTCCCCCACCACGCCATGCGTGACCTAGCGCAGCGCCACGGGCCGGTGATGCTCCTCCGGCTCGGGGACGTGCCGACGCTGGTGGTGTCGTCCCCAGAGGGTGCCCTTGAGGTCATGAAGACGCACGACCTGGCGTTCGCGACGCGGCCCCTGCGTGCCACAGCAAGCGTGCTCACCAACGGCGGCCGGGACATCGTTTTCGCGCCGTACGGCGACTACTGGCGCCAGCTTCGGAAGATAGCCGTCATGGAGCTCCTATCGGCACGGCGTGTCCTGTCCTTCCGCGCCATCCGCGAAGAGGAGGTCGCCGTCATGCTCCGAGACgtcgccgaggcggcggcggccacgCGACCCGTGGAGATGCGCCCTCTCCTCTCGGCCCTCGTCTCTGACATAACGGTCCGCGCCGTCATGGGTGACCGCCGGTTCAAGGAGCGCGCCGTGTTCCTCAGCACACTCGACCGCTCCATGAAGCTCGTAGCGGGCTTCAACCCACCGGACCTGTGGCCGTCATCCCGGCTCGCTAGCTGGCTCAGCGGGGCCATGCGCCGCGCCAAGGAGTGCCACGACACCGGGCATGACATCCTCGACACCATCATCCGGGAGCGACTCGAGAGGCGGAGGATGGAAGGTGCCGgaaaccaagaccagaaggacgagcACTTGCTCGACGTGCTGCTAAGCATGCAGGAGGAGGGCAGACTCGACATGGACGCCGTCAAATACGTCATCTTT gaggttgttgaaccggaaattccaaccgaccctattgtcgagatgttaaatt